GGATGAGTACCCGCGCACCGCCGAACTGGAGAAGCGGTGTGTGGCGATGCTCGCCGACCTGTGGCACGCCCCCGACCCGGCGGCCGCCGTCGGCTGCTCCACCACCGGGTCGAGCGAGGCCTGCATGCTCGCCGGGATGGCCCTCAAGCGCCGCTGGATGCAGCGCAACCAGGAGCGGTATCCGGGGCAGGCCCGGCCGAACCTCATCATGGGCGCCAACGTCCAGGTCTGCTGGGAGAAGTTCTGCAACTTCTGGGAGGTCGAGGCGCGCTTGGTCCCGATGGAGGGCGACCGCTTCCATCTGGACGCCGCCTCCGCCGCCGCGCTGTGCGACGAGAACACCATCGGCGTGGTGGCGATCCTCGGCTCGACCTTCGACGGGTCGTACGAGCCGGTGGCCGAGATCTGCGCGGCGCTCGACGAGGTCCACCGGCAGCACGGCTGGGACATCCCGGTCCATGTGGACGGCGCGTCCGGCGCCATGATCGCCCCGTTCCTCGACCCGGAGCTGGTCTGGGACTTCCGGCTCCCCCGGGTCGCCTCCATCAACACCTCGGGGCACAAGTACGGCCTGGTCTACCCGGGCGTCGGCTGGGCGCTGTGGCGCGATACGGAGGCGCTGCCCGAGGAGCTGGTCTTCCGGGTCAACTACCTGGGCGGCGACATGCCGACCTTCGCCCTCAACTTCTCCCGCCCCGGCGCCCAGGTCGCCGCGCAGTACTACACCTTTCTGCGGCTCGGCCGGGCCGGCTTCCGCGCCGTACAGCAGGCCACCCGTGACGTGGCCCGCTCGATGGCCGAACGGATCGGCGCGCTGGACGACTTCAGGCTGCTGACCGAGGGCGACCAGCTGCCGGTCTTCGCCTTCACCACCGCGGACCATGTCACCGCCTTCGACGTCTTCGACGTCTCCCGGCGGATGAAGGAGCGCGGCTGGCTGATCCCCGCGTACACCTTCCCGGAGAACCGCGAGGACCTCTCCGTCCTACGGGTGGTCTGCCGCAACGGCTTCTCCCTGGACCTGGCGGACCTGTTCCTCATGGACCTGGAACAGCTGCTGCCCGAACTCCGCGACCAGCCCGGCCCGATGCAGCGCCCGGAGAGCGTCGCCACGGCGTTCCATCACTGACGGGCGCCGGGCCCGGTCCGCCGGGCAGGCCCCGTCGGCCCCGGTCAGCGCGCTTCCGTGGCGGCGCCGCCGTCGCCCGCGCCGCCGCTCCCGCCCCCGCCCGGATCTTCCGCGTCCCGCTTCTCCGCGTCCGTCGTCGCGTACGGGTTCTCCTGCCCGTCCGCCAGGACCCCGACGAACGGCTCCCCCTCACCGGCGAAGACATACGCCCCGCCCTCGATCCGCTCGATCAGTCCCTGCGTCCACTCGGCACCGCTGTCCGCGGAGTGCACCCACATGTGCATGATCTCGCCGATGTGGCCGAGCTGCCCGGTCCCGCCCTCGGGGGTGTAGTACCCGGTGACCGTGCCGCGCCACTCCTGCAGCGCCCGCACCCGCTCCTTGAGCAGCGCCACCGCTTCGGCCCGCGGCAGATCGACGAGGAAGCCGATGCCCGCGCTGAGCATGTCGACCTTCTGGTCGTGCTGCGAGAGCGCGGCGCGCAGCAGCGCGAAATACTCGGCCTCGCCCGCCGCGGTCAGCTCGTACTCGGTACGCGGCGGGCCGCCGGCGGTGCTGGGCGCGATGTCATGGGCGCGCAGCAGCCCTTGCTTGGCCATCTGCTTGA
This genomic stretch from Streptomyces nigrescens harbors:
- a CDS encoding glutamate decarboxylase, which produces MTLHKGASPSDRKQTGHPVNPFYGEADPVAGMESAPPRHTLPDGPVSPRTAYQFVHDELMLDGNSRLNLATFVTTWMEPQAGVLMADCRDKNMIDKDEYPRTAELEKRCVAMLADLWHAPDPAAAVGCSTTGSSEACMLAGMALKRRWMQRNQERYPGQARPNLIMGANVQVCWEKFCNFWEVEARLVPMEGDRFHLDAASAAALCDENTIGVVAILGSTFDGSYEPVAEICAALDEVHRQHGWDIPVHVDGASGAMIAPFLDPELVWDFRLPRVASINTSGHKYGLVYPGVGWALWRDTEALPEELVFRVNYLGGDMPTFALNFSRPGAQVAAQYYTFLRLGRAGFRAVQQATRDVARSMAERIGALDDFRLLTEGDQLPVFAFTTADHVTAFDVFDVSRRMKERGWLIPAYTFPENREDLSVLRVVCRNGFSLDLADLFLMDLEQLLPELRDQPGPMQRPESVATAFHH
- a CDS encoding PadR family transcriptional regulator, which codes for MSAIRLLVLGAVRQHGRAHGYQVRNDLEYWGAHEWSNAKPGSIYHALKQMAKQGLLRAHDIAPSTAGGPPRTEYELTAAGEAEYFALLRAALSQHDQKVDMLSAGIGFLVDLPRAEAVALLKERVRALQEWRGTVTGYYTPEGGTGQLGHIGEIMHMWVHSADSGAEWTQGLIERIEGGAYVFAGEGEPFVGVLADGQENPYATTDAEKRDAEDPGGGGSGGAGDGGAATEAR